The proteins below are encoded in one region of Drosophila santomea strain STO CAGO 1482 chromosome 3R, Prin_Dsan_1.1, whole genome shotgun sequence:
- the LOC120451040 gene encoding uncharacterized protein LOC120451040 isoform X17, whose protein sequence is MHTAVFWRNGDILEGLRPGSPKPGHIERVGGSSQQQAEEEANKSDDPVITQRFLKINVRHITDGQGVVGGVLLVTPNAVMFDPNVSDPLVIEHGPESYGVIAPMELVVNAAIFHDIAHMRVAGGAGQSLNSGSGDAEKPEIYFPKPVLIEEDSKELSEQQPLLGEDGNKRLDDIGSLEIADDQESLCSSTGRDGDAFPKAFDRERVDDSSTEAKDSSKTDGLDDEDKKGGLGLSSTRSTLEERRKSLLDHHWAIPSKDRYCLSNFRRSSEDEGDNESNVTVDSGARVKDPHSANSSVSGVPLSQPPVAAVAAAAAVGPVVAPLPPSGIDLEHLEQLSKQSCYDSGIDIREPVPNVHPIPKKAVYSDADIVLSSDWVPPKTIVPTHFSESPPRSTILGQSLDAGTGGVRKKTSSVSFSVDDEAAQQAQAQAAALAVTDKQAEKKSKMLKRLSYPLTWVEGLTGEGGAVPPGGVGIGSLNKSGDTDSAPNTGDSNQSVFSKVFSSSPITLVSELGGNLFSKTPSEDSGGSPVPPLTPHSTHSEGHMTYGRSSIGTFIRPHSSEGTSSSTKLKEAKQAPKLDYRSMVSMDDKPELFISVDKLIPRPARACLDPPLYLRLRMGKPIGKAIPLPTSVMSYGKNKLRAEYWFSVPKNRVDELYRFINTWVKHLYGELDEEQIKARGFELIQEDTEWTKSGTTKAGMGSGSQDGEEISDLTRESWELIKAPFAKTYKIIKTASHAASHDLEMLGGEVLSMSTDEYRKTSLFATGSFDLDFPIPDLIGKTEILTEEHREKLCSHLPARAEGYSWSLIFSTSQHGFALNSLYRKMARLESPVLIVIEDTEHNVFGALTSCSLHVSDHFYGTGESLLYKFNPSFKVFHWTGENMYFIKGNMESLSIGAGDGRFGLWLDGDLNQGRSQQCSTYGNEPLAPQEDFVIKTLECWAFV, encoded by the exons ATGCACACTGCTGTCTTCTGGCGCAATGGAg ACATACTCGAGGGCCTGCGCCCCGGATCCCCAAAACCGGGACACATTGAGCGCGTGGGCGGCAGTAGCCAGCAGCAGGCGGAGGAGGAAGCCAACAAAAGCGACGACCCGGTGATCACCCAGCGCTTCCTGAAGATCAATGTGCGCCACATCACGGACGGACAAGGCGTTGTGGGCGGCGTCCTTCTGGTCACGCCCAACGCCGTTATGTTCGATCCCAACGTCAGCGATCCGCTGGTCATCGAGCACGGCCCGGAGAGTTACGGCGTCATTGCGCCAATGGAGCTGGTGGTCAACGCCGCCATTTTCCACGATATTGCGCACATGAGAGTGGCTGGAGGAGCAGGTCAGAGCCTGAACTCCGGCTCGGGTGACGCGGAGAAGCCGGAGATCTACTTTCCCAAACCAGTATTAATCGAAGAAGACTCCAAGGAGCTATCCGAGCAGCAGCCGCTGCTGGGCGAAGACGGTAATAAACGCTTGGATG ACATAGGGTCGCTGGAGATCGCTGACGACCAAGAGTCGCTTTGCTCCAGCACTGGACGCGATGGCGACGCGTTTCCCAAAGCCTTCGACCGCGAACGTGTAGAT GACTCTTCTACGGAAGCCAAAGATAGCTCTAAGACTGACGGTCTAGACGATGAAGACAAGAAGGGAGGTCTCGGCCTTTCCAGCACACGCTCCACCCTTGAGGAGCGGCGCAAGAGTTTGTTGGATCACCACTGGGCCATTCCGAGCAAAGACCG CTATTGTTTGTCTAATTTCCGAAGATCCTCGGAAGATGAGGGCGACAACGAGTCTAACGTAACCGTGGACAGCGGTGCAAGAGTCAAGGATCCGCACTCGGCCAATAGCTCGGTCAGCGGAGTACCGCTTAGCCAGCCCcctgtggctgctgttgcagctgccgCAGCGGTTGGACCCGTTGTTGCTCCTCTGCCTCCCTCGGGCATCGACCTGGAGCACTTAGAGCAGCTATCCAAGCAGTCGTGCTACGACTCGGGCATCGATATCCGCGAGCCCGTTCCGAACGTACACCCGATACCAAAGAAAGCCGTCTACAGCGACGCGGACATTGTCCTCAGCTCCGACTGGGTACCACCGAAAACCATTGTGCCGACGCACTTCAGCGAGTCCCCGCCTCGCAGCACCATTCTCGGGCAGAGTCTCGACGCCGGCACAGGAGGCGTCCGTAAAAAGACCTCAAGCGTGAGCTTTAGCGTCGACGACGAGGCCGCTCAACAGGCTCAGGCCCAGGCGGCTGCACTGGCTGTCACTGACAAGCAGGCGGAGAAAAAGAGCAAG ATGCTAAAACGTCTCTCATACCCCCTGACATGGGTGGAGGGCTTGACTGGAGAGGGTGGAGCCGTGCCGCCCGGGGGCGTGGGTATTGGAAGCCTGAACAAGTCAGGAGACACAGACTCGGCACCCAACACGGGTGACTCCAACCAAAGTGTATTTTCGAAAGTATTCTCAAG CTCGCCCATCACTCTGGTTTCAGAGCTGGGCGGGAATCTTTTTTCGAAAACACCGTCCGAGGACTCTGGTGGCTCACCTGTGCCGCCATTGACTCCGCATTCGACTCATTCCGAGGGTCACATGACCTATGG ACGTTCCTCAATCGGTACCTTTATTCGTCCTCACTCTTCAGAGGGCACTTCGTCCAGCACTAAGCTGAAAGAGGCCAAGCAGGCGCCCAAACTGGACTACCGCTCCATGGTCTCCATGGACGACAAACCGGAACTCTTTATCAGTGTGGACA AACTCATCCCACGACCGGCTCGAGCCTGCCTTGACCCACCATTGTATCTACGCCTGCGCATGGGCAAGCCCATTGGCAAGGCCATTCCGCTGCCAACCTCTGTCATGTCCTACGGGAAGAACAAGTTGCGCGCTGAGTACTGGTTCAGTGTGCCAAAGAATCG CGTTGATGAGCTCTATCGCTTCATAAACACCTGGGTGAAACACCTGTACGGTGAGCTGGACGAAGAGCAGATCAAGGCGCGTGGTTTTGAGCTGATTCAAGAGGACACCGAGTGGACCAAGAGCGGCACCACCAAAGCCGGCATGGGAAGCGGCAGCCAGGATGGCGAGGAGATAAGCGATCTGACCCGCGAGTCCTGGGAG CTTATAAAGGCGCCGTTCGCCAAGACCTACAAGATCATTAAAACGGCATCGCATGCCGCATCGCATGACCTGGAAATGCTGGGCGGCGAG GTGCTGTCAATGAGCACAGATGAATATCGCAAGACCTCACTCTTTGCCACAGGATCCTTCGACTTGGACTTCCCCATACCAGACCTGATTGGCAAGACAGAAATTCTTACAGAGGAGCATCG CGAGAAGCTCTGCTCACATCTGCCGGCTAGAGCCGAGGGATACTCCTGGTCCCTGATCTTCAGCACCTCACAACATGGTTTCGCACTGAACTCCCTGTACCGCAAAATGGCTCGTCTGGAGAGTCCAGTTCTGATTGTCATTGAGGATACGGAGCACAAC GTATTTGGTGCCTTGACCTCCTGCTCACTGCATGTGTCGGATCACTTTTACGGCACCGGTGAGTCCCTGCTCTACAAGTTTAACCCGAGCTTCAAGGTGTTCCATTGGACTGGTGAGAATATGTACTTCATCAAAGGCAACATGGAAAGCCTTTCGATTGGCGCTGGAGA CGGTCGTTTTGGCCTTTGGTTGGATGGGGACCTGAACCAGGGACGATCGCAGCAATGCAGCACATACGGCAATGAGCCTCTGGCGCCACAAGAAGACTTTGTTATCAAAACACTCGAATGCTGGGCATTTGTTTAA
- the LOC120451040 gene encoding TLD domain-containing protein 2 isoform X21 — translation MKMCELMVSHGLDREVLSMSTDEYRKTSLFATGSFDLDFPIPDLIGKTEILTEEHREKLCSHLPARAEGYSWSLIFSTSQHGFALNSLYRKMARLESPVLIVIEDTEHNVFGALTSCSLHVSDHFYGTGESLLYKFNPSFKVFHWTGENMYFIKGNMESLSIGAGDGRFGLWLDGDLNQGRSQQCSTYGNEPLAPQEDFVIKTLECWAFV, via the exons ATGAAGATGTGCGAATTAATGGTCAGTCATGGACTCGACCGCGAG GTGCTGTCAATGAGCACAGATGAATATCGCAAGACCTCACTCTTTGCCACAGGATCCTTCGACTTGGACTTCCCCATACCAGACCTGATTGGCAAGACAGAAATTCTTACAGAGGAGCATCG CGAGAAGCTCTGCTCACATCTGCCGGCTAGAGCCGAGGGATACTCCTGGTCCCTGATCTTCAGCACCTCACAACATGGTTTCGCACTGAACTCCCTGTACCGCAAAATGGCTCGTCTGGAGAGTCCAGTTCTGATTGTCATTGAGGATACGGAGCACAAC GTATTTGGTGCCTTGACCTCCTGCTCACTGCATGTGTCGGATCACTTTTACGGCACCGGTGAGTCCCTGCTCTACAAGTTTAACCCGAGCTTCAAGGTGTTCCATTGGACTGGTGAGAATATGTACTTCATCAAAGGCAACATGGAAAGCCTTTCGATTGGCGCTGGAGA CGGTCGTTTTGGCCTTTGGTTGGATGGGGACCTGAACCAGGGACGATCGCAGCAATGCAGCACATACGGCAATGAGCCTCTGGCGCCACAAGAAGACTTTGTTATCAAAACACTCGAATGCTGGGCATTTGTTTAA
- the LOC120451040 gene encoding nuclear receptor coactivator 7 isoform X14 produces the protein MQNVILTSQYYWSRRASQDVSSLSRSVDNLAIPVRRSKSRSVDHGLAAPFDLDSLRSKVEQRFESVDKLSRQKSSLPTIPTISYTVGNRDTLTSVAARFDTTPSELTHLNRLNSSFIYPGQQLLVPDKSAKDDASSSSTHDADGASLSGKSSPVERKLSADESREKDILEGLRPGSPKPGHIERVGGSSQQQAEEEANKSDDPVITQRFLKINVRHITDGQGVVGGVLLVTPNAVMFDPNVSDPLVIEHGPESYGVIAPMELVVNAAIFHDIAHMRVAGGAGQSLNSGSGDAEKPEIYFPKPVLIEEDSKELSEQQPLLGEDGNKRLDDIGSLEIADDQESLCSSTGRDGDAFPKAFDRERVDDSSTEAKDSSKTDGLDDEDKKGGLGLSSTRSTLEERRKSLLDHHWAIPSKDRSSEDEGDNESNVTVDSGARVKDPHSANSSVSGVPLSQPPVAAVAAAAAVGPVVAPLPPSGIDLEHLEQLSKQSCYDSGIDIREPVPNVHPIPKKAVYSDADIVLSSDWVPPKTIVPTHFSESPPRSTILGQSLDAGTGGVRKKTSSVSFSVDDEAAQQAQAQAAALAVTDKQAEKKSKMLKRLSYPLTWVEGLTGEGGAVPPGGVGIGSLNKSGDTDSAPNTGDSNQSVFSKVFSRRSSIGTFIRPHSSEGTSSSTKLKEAKQAPKLDYRSMVSMDDKPELFISVDKLIPRPARACLDPPLYLRLRMGKPIGKAIPLPTSVMSYGKNKLRAEYWFSVPKNRVDELYRFINTWVKHLYGELDEEQIKARGFELIQEDTEWTKSGTTKAGMGSGSQDGEEISDLTRESWELIKAPFAKTYKIIKTASHAASHDLEMLGGEVLSMSTDEYRKTSLFATGSFDLDFPIPDLIGKTEILTEEHREKLCSHLPARAEGYSWSLIFSTSQHGFALNSLYRKMARLESPVLIVIEDTEHNVFGALTSCSLHVSDHFYGTGESLLYKFNPSFKVFHWTGENMYFIKGNMESLSIGAGDGRFGLWLDGDLNQGRSQQCSTYGNEPLAPQEDFVIKTLECWAFV, from the exons ATGCAAAACGTCATACTTACATCGCAATATTATTG GTCACGTAGGGCTAGTCAAGATGTTTCCAGTTTGTCACGCAGCGTTGACAATTTGGCGATACCCGTGCGCAG GAGCAAATCGCGAAGCGTGGATCACGGCCTGGCGGCTCCATTCGACTTGGACTCGCTCCGCTCCAAAGTGGAGCAGCGCTTCGAGAGCGTCGACAAACTATCAA GGCAAAAGTCTTCATTGCCCACCATACCCACCATTTCCTACACCGTGGGCAATCGCGACACCCTGACCTCCGTGGCCGCCCGGTTCGACACCACGCCCTCGGAGCTGACCCATCTAAACCGGCTGAACAGCTCGTTCATCTACCCGGGCCAGCAGCTGCTGGTGCCGGACAAGAGCGCCAAGGACGACGCCTCCAGCAGCTCCACCCACGACGCGGACGGGGCCAGTCTATCCGGAAAATCAAGTCCGGTCGAGCGCAAGCTGTCCGCCGACGAGAGCCGCGAGAAAG ACATACTCGAGGGCCTGCGCCCCGGATCCCCAAAACCGGGACACATTGAGCGCGTGGGCGGCAGTAGCCAGCAGCAGGCGGAGGAGGAAGCCAACAAAAGCGACGACCCGGTGATCACCCAGCGCTTCCTGAAGATCAATGTGCGCCACATCACGGACGGACAAGGCGTTGTGGGCGGCGTCCTTCTGGTCACGCCCAACGCCGTTATGTTCGATCCCAACGTCAGCGATCCGCTGGTCATCGAGCACGGCCCGGAGAGTTACGGCGTCATTGCGCCAATGGAGCTGGTGGTCAACGCCGCCATTTTCCACGATATTGCGCACATGAGAGTGGCTGGAGGAGCAGGTCAGAGCCTGAACTCCGGCTCGGGTGACGCGGAGAAGCCGGAGATCTACTTTCCCAAACCAGTATTAATCGAAGAAGACTCCAAGGAGCTATCCGAGCAGCAGCCGCTGCTGGGCGAAGACGGTAATAAACGCTTGGATG ACATAGGGTCGCTGGAGATCGCTGACGACCAAGAGTCGCTTTGCTCCAGCACTGGACGCGATGGCGACGCGTTTCCCAAAGCCTTCGACCGCGAACGTGTAGAT GACTCTTCTACGGAAGCCAAAGATAGCTCTAAGACTGACGGTCTAGACGATGAAGACAAGAAGGGAGGTCTCGGCCTTTCCAGCACACGCTCCACCCTTGAGGAGCGGCGCAAGAGTTTGTTGGATCACCACTGGGCCATTCCGAGCAAAGACCG ATCCTCGGAAGATGAGGGCGACAACGAGTCTAACGTAACCGTGGACAGCGGTGCAAGAGTCAAGGATCCGCACTCGGCCAATAGCTCGGTCAGCGGAGTACCGCTTAGCCAGCCCcctgtggctgctgttgcagctgccgCAGCGGTTGGACCCGTTGTTGCTCCTCTGCCTCCCTCGGGCATCGACCTGGAGCACTTAGAGCAGCTATCCAAGCAGTCGTGCTACGACTCGGGCATCGATATCCGCGAGCCCGTTCCGAACGTACACCCGATACCAAAGAAAGCCGTCTACAGCGACGCGGACATTGTCCTCAGCTCCGACTGGGTACCACCGAAAACCATTGTGCCGACGCACTTCAGCGAGTCCCCGCCTCGCAGCACCATTCTCGGGCAGAGTCTCGACGCCGGCACAGGAGGCGTCCGTAAAAAGACCTCAAGCGTGAGCTTTAGCGTCGACGACGAGGCCGCTCAACAGGCTCAGGCCCAGGCGGCTGCACTGGCTGTCACTGACAAGCAGGCGGAGAAAAAGAGCAAG ATGCTAAAACGTCTCTCATACCCCCTGACATGGGTGGAGGGCTTGACTGGAGAGGGTGGAGCCGTGCCGCCCGGGGGCGTGGGTATTGGAAGCCTGAACAAGTCAGGAGACACAGACTCGGCACCCAACACGGGTGACTCCAACCAAAGTGTATTTTCGAAAGTATTCTCAAG ACGTTCCTCAATCGGTACCTTTATTCGTCCTCACTCTTCAGAGGGCACTTCGTCCAGCACTAAGCTGAAAGAGGCCAAGCAGGCGCCCAAACTGGACTACCGCTCCATGGTCTCCATGGACGACAAACCGGAACTCTTTATCAGTGTGGACA AACTCATCCCACGACCGGCTCGAGCCTGCCTTGACCCACCATTGTATCTACGCCTGCGCATGGGCAAGCCCATTGGCAAGGCCATTCCGCTGCCAACCTCTGTCATGTCCTACGGGAAGAACAAGTTGCGCGCTGAGTACTGGTTCAGTGTGCCAAAGAATCG CGTTGATGAGCTCTATCGCTTCATAAACACCTGGGTGAAACACCTGTACGGTGAGCTGGACGAAGAGCAGATCAAGGCGCGTGGTTTTGAGCTGATTCAAGAGGACACCGAGTGGACCAAGAGCGGCACCACCAAAGCCGGCATGGGAAGCGGCAGCCAGGATGGCGAGGAGATAAGCGATCTGACCCGCGAGTCCTGGGAG CTTATAAAGGCGCCGTTCGCCAAGACCTACAAGATCATTAAAACGGCATCGCATGCCGCATCGCATGACCTGGAAATGCTGGGCGGCGAG GTGCTGTCAATGAGCACAGATGAATATCGCAAGACCTCACTCTTTGCCACAGGATCCTTCGACTTGGACTTCCCCATACCAGACCTGATTGGCAAGACAGAAATTCTTACAGAGGAGCATCG CGAGAAGCTCTGCTCACATCTGCCGGCTAGAGCCGAGGGATACTCCTGGTCCCTGATCTTCAGCACCTCACAACATGGTTTCGCACTGAACTCCCTGTACCGCAAAATGGCTCGTCTGGAGAGTCCAGTTCTGATTGTCATTGAGGATACGGAGCACAAC GTATTTGGTGCCTTGACCTCCTGCTCACTGCATGTGTCGGATCACTTTTACGGCACCGGTGAGTCCCTGCTCTACAAGTTTAACCCGAGCTTCAAGGTGTTCCATTGGACTGGTGAGAATATGTACTTCATCAAAGGCAACATGGAAAGCCTTTCGATTGGCGCTGGAGA CGGTCGTTTTGGCCTTTGGTTGGATGGGGACCTGAACCAGGGACGATCGCAGCAATGCAGCACATACGGCAATGAGCCTCTGGCGCCACAAGAAGACTTTGTTATCAAAACACTCGAATGCTGGGCATTTGTTTAA
- the LOC120451040 gene encoding nuclear receptor coactivator 7 isoform X24 produces the protein MHTAVFWRNGDILEGLRPGSPKPGHIERVGGSSQQQAEEEANKSDDPVITQRFLKINVRHITDGQGVVGGVLLVTPNAVMFDPNVSDPLVIEHGPESYGVIAPMELVVNAAIFHDIAHMRVAGGAGQSLNSGSGDAEKPEIYFPKPVLIEEDSKELSEQQPLLGEDGNKRLDDIGSLEIADDQESLCSSTGRDGDAFPKAFDRERVDDSSTEAKDSSKTDGLDDEDKKGGLGLSSTRSTLEERRKSLLDHHWAIPSKDRYCLSNFRRSSEDEGDNESNVTVDSGARVKDPHSANSSVSGVPLSQPPVAAVAAAAAVGPVVAPLPPSGIDLEHLEQLSKQSCYDSGIDIREPVPNVHPIPKKAVYSDADIVLSSDWVPPKTIVPTHFSESPPRSTILGQSLDAGTGGVRKKTSSVSFSVDDEAAQQAQAQAAALAVTDKQAEKKSKMLKRLSYPLTWVEGLTGEGGAVPPGGVGIGSLNKSGDTDSAPNTGDSNQSVFSKVFSRRSSIGTFIRPHSSEGTSSSTKLKEAKQAPKLDYRSMVSMDDKPELFISVDKLIPRPARACLDPPLYLRLRMGKPIGKAIPLPTSVMSYGKNKLRAEYWFSVPKNRVDELYRFINTWVKHLYGELDEEQIKARGFELIQEDTEWTKSGTTKAGMGSGSQDGEEISDLTRESWEVLSMSTDEYRKTSLFATGSFDLDFPIPDLIGKTEILTEEHREKLCSHLPARAEGYSWSLIFSTSQHGFALNSLYRKMARLESPVLIVIEDTEHNVFGALTSCSLHVSDHFYGTGESLLYKFNPSFKVFHWTGENMYFIKGNMESLSIGAGDGRFGLWLDGDLNQGRSQQCSTYGNEPLAPQEDFVIKTLECWAFV, from the exons ATGCACACTGCTGTCTTCTGGCGCAATGGAg ACATACTCGAGGGCCTGCGCCCCGGATCCCCAAAACCGGGACACATTGAGCGCGTGGGCGGCAGTAGCCAGCAGCAGGCGGAGGAGGAAGCCAACAAAAGCGACGACCCGGTGATCACCCAGCGCTTCCTGAAGATCAATGTGCGCCACATCACGGACGGACAAGGCGTTGTGGGCGGCGTCCTTCTGGTCACGCCCAACGCCGTTATGTTCGATCCCAACGTCAGCGATCCGCTGGTCATCGAGCACGGCCCGGAGAGTTACGGCGTCATTGCGCCAATGGAGCTGGTGGTCAACGCCGCCATTTTCCACGATATTGCGCACATGAGAGTGGCTGGAGGAGCAGGTCAGAGCCTGAACTCCGGCTCGGGTGACGCGGAGAAGCCGGAGATCTACTTTCCCAAACCAGTATTAATCGAAGAAGACTCCAAGGAGCTATCCGAGCAGCAGCCGCTGCTGGGCGAAGACGGTAATAAACGCTTGGATG ACATAGGGTCGCTGGAGATCGCTGACGACCAAGAGTCGCTTTGCTCCAGCACTGGACGCGATGGCGACGCGTTTCCCAAAGCCTTCGACCGCGAACGTGTAGAT GACTCTTCTACGGAAGCCAAAGATAGCTCTAAGACTGACGGTCTAGACGATGAAGACAAGAAGGGAGGTCTCGGCCTTTCCAGCACACGCTCCACCCTTGAGGAGCGGCGCAAGAGTTTGTTGGATCACCACTGGGCCATTCCGAGCAAAGACCG CTATTGTTTGTCTAATTTCCGAAGATCCTCGGAAGATGAGGGCGACAACGAGTCTAACGTAACCGTGGACAGCGGTGCAAGAGTCAAGGATCCGCACTCGGCCAATAGCTCGGTCAGCGGAGTACCGCTTAGCCAGCCCcctgtggctgctgttgcagctgccgCAGCGGTTGGACCCGTTGTTGCTCCTCTGCCTCCCTCGGGCATCGACCTGGAGCACTTAGAGCAGCTATCCAAGCAGTCGTGCTACGACTCGGGCATCGATATCCGCGAGCCCGTTCCGAACGTACACCCGATACCAAAGAAAGCCGTCTACAGCGACGCGGACATTGTCCTCAGCTCCGACTGGGTACCACCGAAAACCATTGTGCCGACGCACTTCAGCGAGTCCCCGCCTCGCAGCACCATTCTCGGGCAGAGTCTCGACGCCGGCACAGGAGGCGTCCGTAAAAAGACCTCAAGCGTGAGCTTTAGCGTCGACGACGAGGCCGCTCAACAGGCTCAGGCCCAGGCGGCTGCACTGGCTGTCACTGACAAGCAGGCGGAGAAAAAGAGCAAG ATGCTAAAACGTCTCTCATACCCCCTGACATGGGTGGAGGGCTTGACTGGAGAGGGTGGAGCCGTGCCGCCCGGGGGCGTGGGTATTGGAAGCCTGAACAAGTCAGGAGACACAGACTCGGCACCCAACACGGGTGACTCCAACCAAAGTGTATTTTCGAAAGTATTCTCAAG ACGTTCCTCAATCGGTACCTTTATTCGTCCTCACTCTTCAGAGGGCACTTCGTCCAGCACTAAGCTGAAAGAGGCCAAGCAGGCGCCCAAACTGGACTACCGCTCCATGGTCTCCATGGACGACAAACCGGAACTCTTTATCAGTGTGGACA AACTCATCCCACGACCGGCTCGAGCCTGCCTTGACCCACCATTGTATCTACGCCTGCGCATGGGCAAGCCCATTGGCAAGGCCATTCCGCTGCCAACCTCTGTCATGTCCTACGGGAAGAACAAGTTGCGCGCTGAGTACTGGTTCAGTGTGCCAAAGAATCG CGTTGATGAGCTCTATCGCTTCATAAACACCTGGGTGAAACACCTGTACGGTGAGCTGGACGAAGAGCAGATCAAGGCGCGTGGTTTTGAGCTGATTCAAGAGGACACCGAGTGGACCAAGAGCGGCACCACCAAAGCCGGCATGGGAAGCGGCAGCCAGGATGGCGAGGAGATAAGCGATCTGACCCGCGAGTCCTGGGAG GTGCTGTCAATGAGCACAGATGAATATCGCAAGACCTCACTCTTTGCCACAGGATCCTTCGACTTGGACTTCCCCATACCAGACCTGATTGGCAAGACAGAAATTCTTACAGAGGAGCATCG CGAGAAGCTCTGCTCACATCTGCCGGCTAGAGCCGAGGGATACTCCTGGTCCCTGATCTTCAGCACCTCACAACATGGTTTCGCACTGAACTCCCTGTACCGCAAAATGGCTCGTCTGGAGAGTCCAGTTCTGATTGTCATTGAGGATACGGAGCACAAC GTATTTGGTGCCTTGACCTCCTGCTCACTGCATGTGTCGGATCACTTTTACGGCACCGGTGAGTCCCTGCTCTACAAGTTTAACCCGAGCTTCAAGGTGTTCCATTGGACTGGTGAGAATATGTACTTCATCAAAGGCAACATGGAAAGCCTTTCGATTGGCGCTGGAGA CGGTCGTTTTGGCCTTTGGTTGGATGGGGACCTGAACCAGGGACGATCGCAGCAATGCAGCACATACGGCAATGAGCCTCTGGCGCCACAAGAAGACTTTGTTATCAAAACACTCGAATGCTGGGCATTTGTTTAA